The following coding sequences are from one Chanos chanos chromosome 12, fChaCha1.1, whole genome shotgun sequence window:
- the u2af2b gene encoding U2 small nuclear RNA auxiliary factor 2b isoform X1, translating to MSDFDEFERQLTENKQGVDSLNGLERDKENRHRRRSSSRSRSRERRKRSRDRRSREQRSSSKERRHRRSSRSPQREKKKKVKKYWDVPPPGFELITPMQYKAMQAAGQIPATALLPTMTPDGLAVTPTPVPVVGSQMTRQARRLYVGNIPFGITEESMMDFFNAKMHLGGLTQAPGNPVLAVQINQDKNFAFLEFRSVDETTQAMAFDGIIFQGQSLKIRRPHDYQPLPGMSENPSVYVPGVVSTVVPDSINKLFIGGLPNYLNDDQVKELLTSFGPLKAFNLVKDSATGLSKGYAFCEYVDPNVNDQAIAGLNGMQLGDKKLLVQRASVGAKNATMTSINQTPVTLQVPGLANSSVVQMAGLPTEVLCLMNMVAPEELLDDEEYEEIVEDVRDECSKYGQVKSIEIPRPVDGLEVPGTGKIFVEFTSVFDSQKAMQGLTGRKFANRVVVTKYCDPDAYHRRDFW from the exons ATGTCGGATTTTGATGAATTCGAGAGACAATTGACAGAAAACAAGCAAG GTGTTGACAGTCTGAATGGGCTCG AACGGGATAAAGAGAACCGACACCGGAGACGCAGCTCCTCACGGAGCcgcagcagagagaggaggaagaggagtcgagacaggaggagcagggagCAACGCAGCTCCAGTAAAGAGCGACGACACAGGCGCAG CAGTCGCTCGCCCCAgcgggaaaagaaaaagaaagtgaagaagTATTGGGATGTGCCTCCCCCAGGCTTTGAGCTCATTACACCCATGCAGTATAAAGCCATGCAGG cTGCTGGTCAGATCCCAGCTACTGCGCTCCTGCCCACGATGACTCCAGACGGGTTGGCGGTGACACCGACTCCGGTGCCTGTGGTGGGCAGTCAGATGACCCGCCAGGCCCGCAGACTCTACGTGGGCAACATCCCCTTTGGCATCACAGAG GAATCCATGATGGACTTCTTCAATGCTAAGATGCATCTGGGCGGTTTGACTCAGGCTCCGGGGAACCCAGTCCTGGCCGTCCAAATCAACCAGGACAAGAACTTCGCTTTCCTTGAG tTCCGCTCGGTGGACGAGACCACTCAGGCCATGGCGTTTGACGGCATCATCTTTCAGGGCCAGAGTCTGAAGATCCGACGACCGCACGACTACCAGCCTCTGCCGGGGATGAGCGAGAACCCCAGCGTGTATGTACCAG gAGTCGTCTCCACAGTGGTTCCTGACTCTATTAACAAGCTCTTCATTGGAGGCCTACCAAACTACCTGAATGATGACCAA GTGAAAGAGCTGCTGACGTCATTCGGACCACTGAAGGCCTTTAACCTGGTCAAGGACAGCGCCACAGGTCTGTCTAAAGGATACGCTTTCTGCGAGTATGTCGACCCCAACGTCAACGACCAG gcgaTCGCAGGCTTGAACGGTATGCAGTTAGGAGATAAGAAGCTGCTGGTACAGAGAGCCAGCGTCGGGGCCAAGAACGCCACTATG ACCAGTATCAACCAGACGCCGGTCACGCTGCAGGTGCCAGGCCTGGCCAACAGCTCCGTGGTGCAGATGGCAGGCTTGCCCACAGAGGTCTTGTGTCTGATGAACATGGTGGCTCCGGAGGAGCTGCTGGATGACGAGGAGTACGAGGAGATCGTAGAGGACGTTCGAGATGAGTGCAGCAAGTACGGGCAGGTGAAGAGCATCGAGATCCCACGCCCCGTGGATGGGCTGGAGGTGCCCGGGACAGGCAAG ATCTTTGTGGAGTTCACATCAGTGTTTGACTCTCAGAAGGCCATGCAGGGGCTGACGGGGAGGAAGTTTGCCAACAGAGTGGTCGTGACCAAGTACTGTGACCCTGACGCCTACCACCGCAGGGACTTCTGGTAG
- the u2af2b gene encoding U2 small nuclear RNA auxiliary factor 2b isoform X4, whose translation MSDFDEFERQLTENKQERDKENRHRRRSSSRSRSRERRKRSRDRRSREQRSSSKERRHRRSRSPQREKKKKVKKYWDVPPPGFELITPMQYKAMQAAGQIPATALLPTMTPDGLAVTPTPVPVVGSQMTRQARRLYVGNIPFGITEESMMDFFNAKMHLGGLTQAPGNPVLAVQINQDKNFAFLEFRSVDETTQAMAFDGIIFQGQSLKIRRPHDYQPLPGMSENPSVYVPGVVSTVVPDSINKLFIGGLPNYLNDDQVKELLTSFGPLKAFNLVKDSATGLSKGYAFCEYVDPNVNDQAIAGLNGMQLGDKKLLVQRASVGAKNATMTSINQTPVTLQVPGLANSSVVQMAGLPTEVLCLMNMVAPEELLDDEEYEEIVEDVRDECSKYGQVKSIEIPRPVDGLEVPGTGKIFVEFTSVFDSQKAMQGLTGRKFANRVVVTKYCDPDAYHRRDFW comes from the exons ATGTCGGATTTTGATGAATTCGAGAGACAATTGACAGAAAACAAGCAAG AACGGGATAAAGAGAACCGACACCGGAGACGCAGCTCCTCACGGAGCcgcagcagagagaggaggaagaggagtcgagacaggaggagcagggagCAACGCAGCTCCAGTAAAGAGCGACGACACAGGCGCAG TCGCTCGCCCCAgcgggaaaagaaaaagaaagtgaagaagTATTGGGATGTGCCTCCCCCAGGCTTTGAGCTCATTACACCCATGCAGTATAAAGCCATGCAGG cTGCTGGTCAGATCCCAGCTACTGCGCTCCTGCCCACGATGACTCCAGACGGGTTGGCGGTGACACCGACTCCGGTGCCTGTGGTGGGCAGTCAGATGACCCGCCAGGCCCGCAGACTCTACGTGGGCAACATCCCCTTTGGCATCACAGAG GAATCCATGATGGACTTCTTCAATGCTAAGATGCATCTGGGCGGTTTGACTCAGGCTCCGGGGAACCCAGTCCTGGCCGTCCAAATCAACCAGGACAAGAACTTCGCTTTCCTTGAG tTCCGCTCGGTGGACGAGACCACTCAGGCCATGGCGTTTGACGGCATCATCTTTCAGGGCCAGAGTCTGAAGATCCGACGACCGCACGACTACCAGCCTCTGCCGGGGATGAGCGAGAACCCCAGCGTGTATGTACCAG gAGTCGTCTCCACAGTGGTTCCTGACTCTATTAACAAGCTCTTCATTGGAGGCCTACCAAACTACCTGAATGATGACCAA GTGAAAGAGCTGCTGACGTCATTCGGACCACTGAAGGCCTTTAACCTGGTCAAGGACAGCGCCACAGGTCTGTCTAAAGGATACGCTTTCTGCGAGTATGTCGACCCCAACGTCAACGACCAG gcgaTCGCAGGCTTGAACGGTATGCAGTTAGGAGATAAGAAGCTGCTGGTACAGAGAGCCAGCGTCGGGGCCAAGAACGCCACTATG ACCAGTATCAACCAGACGCCGGTCACGCTGCAGGTGCCAGGCCTGGCCAACAGCTCCGTGGTGCAGATGGCAGGCTTGCCCACAGAGGTCTTGTGTCTGATGAACATGGTGGCTCCGGAGGAGCTGCTGGATGACGAGGAGTACGAGGAGATCGTAGAGGACGTTCGAGATGAGTGCAGCAAGTACGGGCAGGTGAAGAGCATCGAGATCCCACGCCCCGTGGATGGGCTGGAGGTGCCCGGGACAGGCAAG ATCTTTGTGGAGTTCACATCAGTGTTTGACTCTCAGAAGGCCATGCAGGGGCTGACGGGGAGGAAGTTTGCCAACAGAGTGGTCGTGACCAAGTACTGTGACCCTGACGCCTACCACCGCAGGGACTTCTGGTAG
- the u2af2b gene encoding U2 small nuclear RNA auxiliary factor 2b isoform X3, giving the protein MSDFDEFERQLTENKQERDKENRHRRRSSSRSRSRERRKRSRDRRSREQRSSSKERRHRRSSRSPQREKKKKVKKYWDVPPPGFELITPMQYKAMQAAGQIPATALLPTMTPDGLAVTPTPVPVVGSQMTRQARRLYVGNIPFGITEESMMDFFNAKMHLGGLTQAPGNPVLAVQINQDKNFAFLEFRSVDETTQAMAFDGIIFQGQSLKIRRPHDYQPLPGMSENPSVYVPGVVSTVVPDSINKLFIGGLPNYLNDDQVKELLTSFGPLKAFNLVKDSATGLSKGYAFCEYVDPNVNDQAIAGLNGMQLGDKKLLVQRASVGAKNATMTSINQTPVTLQVPGLANSSVVQMAGLPTEVLCLMNMVAPEELLDDEEYEEIVEDVRDECSKYGQVKSIEIPRPVDGLEVPGTGKIFVEFTSVFDSQKAMQGLTGRKFANRVVVTKYCDPDAYHRRDFW; this is encoded by the exons ATGTCGGATTTTGATGAATTCGAGAGACAATTGACAGAAAACAAGCAAG AACGGGATAAAGAGAACCGACACCGGAGACGCAGCTCCTCACGGAGCcgcagcagagagaggaggaagaggagtcgagacaggaggagcagggagCAACGCAGCTCCAGTAAAGAGCGACGACACAGGCGCAG CAGTCGCTCGCCCCAgcgggaaaagaaaaagaaagtgaagaagTATTGGGATGTGCCTCCCCCAGGCTTTGAGCTCATTACACCCATGCAGTATAAAGCCATGCAGG cTGCTGGTCAGATCCCAGCTACTGCGCTCCTGCCCACGATGACTCCAGACGGGTTGGCGGTGACACCGACTCCGGTGCCTGTGGTGGGCAGTCAGATGACCCGCCAGGCCCGCAGACTCTACGTGGGCAACATCCCCTTTGGCATCACAGAG GAATCCATGATGGACTTCTTCAATGCTAAGATGCATCTGGGCGGTTTGACTCAGGCTCCGGGGAACCCAGTCCTGGCCGTCCAAATCAACCAGGACAAGAACTTCGCTTTCCTTGAG tTCCGCTCGGTGGACGAGACCACTCAGGCCATGGCGTTTGACGGCATCATCTTTCAGGGCCAGAGTCTGAAGATCCGACGACCGCACGACTACCAGCCTCTGCCGGGGATGAGCGAGAACCCCAGCGTGTATGTACCAG gAGTCGTCTCCACAGTGGTTCCTGACTCTATTAACAAGCTCTTCATTGGAGGCCTACCAAACTACCTGAATGATGACCAA GTGAAAGAGCTGCTGACGTCATTCGGACCACTGAAGGCCTTTAACCTGGTCAAGGACAGCGCCACAGGTCTGTCTAAAGGATACGCTTTCTGCGAGTATGTCGACCCCAACGTCAACGACCAG gcgaTCGCAGGCTTGAACGGTATGCAGTTAGGAGATAAGAAGCTGCTGGTACAGAGAGCCAGCGTCGGGGCCAAGAACGCCACTATG ACCAGTATCAACCAGACGCCGGTCACGCTGCAGGTGCCAGGCCTGGCCAACAGCTCCGTGGTGCAGATGGCAGGCTTGCCCACAGAGGTCTTGTGTCTGATGAACATGGTGGCTCCGGAGGAGCTGCTGGATGACGAGGAGTACGAGGAGATCGTAGAGGACGTTCGAGATGAGTGCAGCAAGTACGGGCAGGTGAAGAGCATCGAGATCCCACGCCCCGTGGATGGGCTGGAGGTGCCCGGGACAGGCAAG ATCTTTGTGGAGTTCACATCAGTGTTTGACTCTCAGAAGGCCATGCAGGGGCTGACGGGGAGGAAGTTTGCCAACAGAGTGGTCGTGACCAAGTACTGTGACCCTGACGCCTACCACCGCAGGGACTTCTGGTAG
- the u2af2b gene encoding U2 small nuclear RNA auxiliary factor 2b isoform X2 produces the protein MSDFDEFERQLTENKQGVDSLNGLERDKENRHRRRSSSRSRSRERRKRSRDRRSREQRSSSKERRHRRSRSPQREKKKKVKKYWDVPPPGFELITPMQYKAMQAAGQIPATALLPTMTPDGLAVTPTPVPVVGSQMTRQARRLYVGNIPFGITEESMMDFFNAKMHLGGLTQAPGNPVLAVQINQDKNFAFLEFRSVDETTQAMAFDGIIFQGQSLKIRRPHDYQPLPGMSENPSVYVPGVVSTVVPDSINKLFIGGLPNYLNDDQVKELLTSFGPLKAFNLVKDSATGLSKGYAFCEYVDPNVNDQAIAGLNGMQLGDKKLLVQRASVGAKNATMTSINQTPVTLQVPGLANSSVVQMAGLPTEVLCLMNMVAPEELLDDEEYEEIVEDVRDECSKYGQVKSIEIPRPVDGLEVPGTGKIFVEFTSVFDSQKAMQGLTGRKFANRVVVTKYCDPDAYHRRDFW, from the exons ATGTCGGATTTTGATGAATTCGAGAGACAATTGACAGAAAACAAGCAAG GTGTTGACAGTCTGAATGGGCTCG AACGGGATAAAGAGAACCGACACCGGAGACGCAGCTCCTCACGGAGCcgcagcagagagaggaggaagaggagtcgagacaggaggagcagggagCAACGCAGCTCCAGTAAAGAGCGACGACACAGGCGCAG TCGCTCGCCCCAgcgggaaaagaaaaagaaagtgaagaagTATTGGGATGTGCCTCCCCCAGGCTTTGAGCTCATTACACCCATGCAGTATAAAGCCATGCAGG cTGCTGGTCAGATCCCAGCTACTGCGCTCCTGCCCACGATGACTCCAGACGGGTTGGCGGTGACACCGACTCCGGTGCCTGTGGTGGGCAGTCAGATGACCCGCCAGGCCCGCAGACTCTACGTGGGCAACATCCCCTTTGGCATCACAGAG GAATCCATGATGGACTTCTTCAATGCTAAGATGCATCTGGGCGGTTTGACTCAGGCTCCGGGGAACCCAGTCCTGGCCGTCCAAATCAACCAGGACAAGAACTTCGCTTTCCTTGAG tTCCGCTCGGTGGACGAGACCACTCAGGCCATGGCGTTTGACGGCATCATCTTTCAGGGCCAGAGTCTGAAGATCCGACGACCGCACGACTACCAGCCTCTGCCGGGGATGAGCGAGAACCCCAGCGTGTATGTACCAG gAGTCGTCTCCACAGTGGTTCCTGACTCTATTAACAAGCTCTTCATTGGAGGCCTACCAAACTACCTGAATGATGACCAA GTGAAAGAGCTGCTGACGTCATTCGGACCACTGAAGGCCTTTAACCTGGTCAAGGACAGCGCCACAGGTCTGTCTAAAGGATACGCTTTCTGCGAGTATGTCGACCCCAACGTCAACGACCAG gcgaTCGCAGGCTTGAACGGTATGCAGTTAGGAGATAAGAAGCTGCTGGTACAGAGAGCCAGCGTCGGGGCCAAGAACGCCACTATG ACCAGTATCAACCAGACGCCGGTCACGCTGCAGGTGCCAGGCCTGGCCAACAGCTCCGTGGTGCAGATGGCAGGCTTGCCCACAGAGGTCTTGTGTCTGATGAACATGGTGGCTCCGGAGGAGCTGCTGGATGACGAGGAGTACGAGGAGATCGTAGAGGACGTTCGAGATGAGTGCAGCAAGTACGGGCAGGTGAAGAGCATCGAGATCCCACGCCCCGTGGATGGGCTGGAGGTGCCCGGGACAGGCAAG ATCTTTGTGGAGTTCACATCAGTGTTTGACTCTCAGAAGGCCATGCAGGGGCTGACGGGGAGGAAGTTTGCCAACAGAGTGGTCGTGACCAAGTACTGTGACCCTGACGCCTACCACCGCAGGGACTTCTGGTAG